In Myxococcus xanthus, the genomic stretch GAAGGGCGATGTCACTGAGCGGCTCTGCTCCAATCAAGCCACGCTGCCGCCAGCTTCGTTCACAGGCTGACGGTGACTTGCCGTATTGGGTTTAGCGCGCTTTGTCTCGGCCGCGCGTTTTCAACTTAATGCTCGCCACTGCCACTGCATTTGTAGCAATGGCACTCACGCGCCGACTGCAAGCGAGGCCGGAAGGCCTTCGCGCATTCATCTAAGCCCTTGCAGCCACGCGTAGCGGAATCCAGAGGGGGGAAGAAGACATCATGCTGTTGGTAGACGTGCTGGAGGAGCATCTCGACGAAGCGGAGTTCCGGTGGCTGCAGTGGGAGAGGGCGCTGGGGGCGCCAGACTTCACTCTCGACGAGACGGCCACGCGCGAAGAGAGACTGCTGGCGCACCTGGAGGGGCTGGAGGACGTCTCCGCACTCGACACCGTGCTGCGCCCGGCCTTCGACTCGGAAGAGGCGCTGCGCGTTTCGGCAGCAACGTATGCGCTGCTGAGGCTGGGCGAAACTGACGAGGCGCTGGTGCGGCTGCGAGGCGCGAACGCACCAGTCCGTGCCGCCATTCTCCGGGCAATGGAGGTGAGTGAAGCACCGGGGTTGGCGTCCAGGCTTCTCGAATTGCTGAAGCTGGAAGAGACGCCCTTCCAGGCAGGTGTGCTGGAGGCACTGGCCTTTCGCCAGGAGGCTCCCGTAGAGGTACTGGCGCACTTCTTCACCCATGAAGAGCCGCGGGCGCGAATCGCGGCCCTGCTCGGGGCCCCGACGCTGCCGGAGGAGACGGTGCGCAGGCATTTGCCCGCGCTGCTCGATTCGGCCCACCCCGGCATTCGTGCGGCGGCCATGGAGGCGGGCCTCGCCTCCGGGGTGCGGCTGGCCTGGGAAGCCTGTCGCAGGGCAGTGCAAATGCCTGACGCACATGCCCGGGAAGCCATGGTGCTGCTGGCGCTGGGCGGTGACGAGGCGGAAGCCGCCCTCCTCGTGGGCCTGCTGGAGTCCGCCGAGCTGCGTGCCCACGCCCTCTGGGCCCTCGGCTTCAGCGGGCGGGTACCGGCCATGGAGGACTGCGTGAGGTACCTCGAGGTGCCCGAGGTGGCGCGCCTGGCGGGAGAGGCTTTCTCGGCCATGACGGGCCTACGACTGGAGGGCGCCTTCGCCTTGCCTCCGGGAGAAAGGCCCGAAGGCGCGCCGACACCACCGGAGGAGCAGGAGAGTCTCGACGCCGACTTGACGCTCCACCCAGAGGATGACTTGCCCTGGCCCGACGTGGCCGCCGTGAAGGGCTGGTGGGCCCAGCACCAAGCACGCTTCGTGAAGGGCACACGCTACCTGCT encodes the following:
- a CDS encoding TIGR02270 family protein, whose protein sequence is MLLVDVLEEHLDEAEFRWLQWERALGAPDFTLDETATREERLLAHLEGLEDVSALDTVLRPAFDSEEALRVSAATYALLRLGETDEALVRLRGANAPVRAAILRAMEVSEAPGLASRLLELLKLEETPFQAGVLEALAFRQEAPVEVLAHFFTHEEPRARIAALLGAPTLPEETVRRHLPALLDSAHPGIRAAAMEAGLASGVRLAWEACRRAVQMPDAHAREAMVLLALGGDEAEAALLVGLLESAELRAHALWALGFSGRVPAMEDCVRYLEVPEVARLAGEAFSAMTGLRLEGAFALPPGERPEGAPTPPEEQESLDADLTLHPEDDLPWPDVAAVKGWWAQHQARFVKGTRYLLGQPFSGLVLVEALESSSMRRRHVLARELAIRTR